A DNA window from Hydractinia symbiolongicarpus strain clone_291-10 chromosome 6, HSymV2.1, whole genome shotgun sequence contains the following coding sequences:
- the LOC130647411 gene encoding protein pangolin, isoforms A/H/I/S-like, producing the protein MPQLPTSTPSGEDGAEDEVKRYAREEDECSDSSNIDVVNDIKVDLFKEDDPELGKTNDDDLYRAHPSSNRYGKSEGHGMYGSPAAVIVGPHRYYDQPPIYRPGTTTHGPPTHPNSFTSGTQIRMPMYPREERSYYEHGSWPATQVGMPPHYGMSYGSGMAQKYGFRYPPGVPPGVPYYGPGHGYPGMPGRPVKEQKRPHVKKPLNAFMLFMKEQRPKIAAEFTLKESAAINQILGKRWHALEKSEQAKYYELARKERAIHMQLYPGWSARDNYAQIGRKKKRPRDKNEEMNPKKCRARYGLDRQEQWCKPCRRKKKCIRFLVGADGETTEVAEKDNEHSDSDDNENRTQINSKENLQELVTMATKDTQNITSTILNNNNSSIVTTSISPGTSPVSSDSTSIYKFSIEAISSSSATDSSLDSSTIGSVTYTSNGRTFTNSIVSDSTQSLESLKTISAQCS; encoded by the exons ATGCCGCAACTTCCAACTTCTACCCCTTCTGGCGAAGACGGAGCCGAAGATGAAGTTAAACGTTATGCCAGAGAAGAAGATGAATGTAGTGATTCTTCCAATATTGATGTTGTTAATGATATCAAAGTTGATTTATTTAAAGAAGATGATCCTGAGTTG GGCAAAACAAATGATGATGATTTATACCGAGCACATCCAAGTTCAAATAGGTATGGAAAAAGTGAAGGACATG gcATGTATGGTAGTCCCGCTGCTGTAATTGTTGGACCTCAT CGATATTATGACCAACCCCCAATTTATCGTCCTGGAACCACAACCCATGGCCCACCCACTCACCCAAATTCCTTTACTTCTGGGACACAAATCCGTATGCCAATGTACCCGCGCGAGGAAAGATCATACTATGAACATGGATCATG GCCTGCTACTCAAGTAGGTATGCCTCCACATTATGGTATGTCCTATGGATCTGGAATGGCTCAAAAATATGGTTTTCGTTACCCACCCGGTGTCCCCCCTGGTGTTCCTTATTACGGTCCTGG TCATGGTTATCCGGGAATGCCTGGTAGACCTGTAAAAGAACAAAAACGTCCACATGTCAAGAAACCTTTAAATGCGTTTATGTTATTCATGAAAGAACAGCGTCCTAAAATAGCTGCAGAGTTTACATTAAAAGAGAGTGCTGCAATAAACCAAATTCTTGGGAAAAGG TGGCATGCTTTGGAGAAATCAGAACAAGCCAAATACTATGAGTTAGCAAGAAAAGAACGCGCCATTCACATGCAGTTATACCCTGGGTGGAGCGCACGGGACAACTATGCACAAATCGGTCGTAAAAAGAAACGTCCAAGAGATAAAAATGAAG aAATGAATCCAAAAAAATGCAGAGCAAGATATGGTTTAGATAGACAAGAACAATGGTGTAAACCTTGTCG aaggAAGAAAAAATGTATTCGATTTCTTGTCGGTGCAGATGGCGAAACAACAGAGGTTGCTGAAAAAGATAATGAACACTCTGATTCAGATGATAATGAGAATAGAACTCAAATTAATTCAAAAGAAAATCTCCAAGAACTTGTAACCATGGCAACAAAAGATACACAAAATATTACCTCCActattttaaacaataacaattCTAGCATTGTGACAACATCGATATCACCAGGTACATCACCTGTCAGTAGTGATAGCACCTCGATATATAAATTCTCTATTGAAGCTATTTCGTCTTCATCAGCGACCGATTCTTCGCTAGATTCTTCCACAATAGGATCTGTTACATACACATCAAATGGACGTACATTTACAAACAGCATTGTATCGGATAGTACTCAATCGCTAGAAAGTTTGAAAACGATATCTGCACAGTGCTCTTGA